The following DNA comes from Hordeum vulgare subsp. vulgare chromosome 3H, MorexV3_pseudomolecules_assembly, whole genome shotgun sequence.
CACGATGAGCCTCTGGCCCTCCTCGCAGTGTCCTGGCTCACCGCTGATGAAGCAGAAGAAGCCCGGCCTATCGAGACGCACCGTGGTGCTGCCGTCGGCGAACCTGGACAGGGGCTCCGTTGCGTTGCAGGCGTCGAACTCCTCACGGGTGACGAGGAGCACCGAGTCGTTCTCGTACTTGAAGTCTGGAAccataaaaagatcaagttgcaGGACACGATCATGCGATGGATCACACACAACACAAGTAGGCACACCATTGGTGGCAGGAAATGGAACTATGGAAGAGAAATGATGGAATCGGTAGATGACTCACAGAGCTGGTCGCCGACGTGGAAGCGGTTGTTCATGGCCCACCAGCCATAGCTGGTGTTGGCGTCCGGGACGCGCCACCCGCGCGGGCCGCCGACGTGGAACACGAGACCCTGCGCCGGCGTCGCGAGCACAGGGATGGCAACGAACGCGAGGACGAAGGCCAGCGCGGGGAGGAGGTGCACAGGCTTGGAGGAGGAACCGATCATCAGCGCCGCCATGGCCCGGCGGTGCGGCAGGACGAGTAGGAAGGCGGAAGGCACGCCCGCGGCCTTGGGCTGCTGCTGCTCTCTCGTCGCTCCGGCCTGGAATGCAATGGGGTGCGCGGCTGGGTATGTGAAGCGCAGGCGCGCGCTGCAGGAGGGTGGCTTTATAGGGGGGAAGGCCAAGGGAAGGGAAGGGAGGCCCGGTAACTTCCCTTTGATGAGATGGAGTGCGCGCGGGTTTGACCACGCTTTGAATTCCGCTCGCTGCTTAGTGGGGGAGGTGGGCGCGCGTGCCACGGACGGACGTGGGATGGGAAGGCGACGGGGCGGTTGGATTTCCGCTGATTACCTTTGATAGAGCAGCGCGCTCTTGATTTTTGATTTCAACACGGGGAGAATGTTCAAACGGTTCGGTTGGCTATCGATTTTCTTCTTTTTGCAGGGAAATTACTGAGAGCTTTATTAAATAAAAGCATTCGGTGAACAGTCCGTCAACATGCTACTGATTAGGAAGTTAGGAGTGCTATCGATCCAGCTTTCTGTCATGTCAATTGTGCAAATATAAGCAGAACCATTGACCGATCTTATATTGTGACaaattataaaaaaataaaaactagcaGAAAGTTCTCTAATTTCTAACAGGATAGGAGCCACGACTCAACGAGAATCGAGAGAATCCATCTTCATGATGACGTTTGAAAAATCTCTCAAGCTTGCGAAGATTATTCTGTTATGCACTGACATTGCCTCTGCTATGAAAGGATCTGTTACACTGGATATGGTTTGCTCCATGCTCCTAGGAAGGAGCTTGGAGACCGATCGACTCCTCGAGCACCACTTTTGTCGTCTTCACACTTAATTACAGCATTGGTGTTGATCTTGACAAAACTCAGGCCAGGAGGGTGCCACCCATGGCCCGACAACACCAGGGTCTGATGGTGGGGAATATTCAGGAGAGCGAGCGCGTCCCTAGTGTAACGAACTGAATTCGCTAgatcgctagtttggacgtgaattttgttggtaggaacaattttggcaacaacaatgcttttagaggaaactatgttcctaggccttttcctagtaactcctctaacaattatggcaattcctacggcaacaagtCACATCTTCAGTTTCCACAACACATTTCATAGTTGTTGATTAACAATTGAAGACCCGGTAGCCTGCCCTTCCTCTGGAGTTTGCACTACTGGAATCATAGAATTTGCCATTTGTctggtctttgtcgtctgctggctgatggcaaagagcctctttaCCGTCAGCTggaagcaaaacagacggcaaaagCTTGGTTGATGGCAAAGGCAATATTTGCCATCTGTCAAGCCTTTGTCGTCTACGGGAGAGGCCTCACCCCcacactttgtcgtctgccagcggacggcacagAAGGCCCCGGGAGACGACAAAGGGGATAGGCCCCACCCCTCCTGACGGCTGGCGCCAAACCCACCCCACCgaaactttgtcgtctgcctcctccccttTGTCGTCCTCCTACAAACGGCAAAAGGGGACGATAATTAACGGTCAACGCCTCCCCCACTCCACCCCACTCTCCTCCCACTCTCTCCCACTCTCTGTCTCTCGCCCCTGCCCTCCCCACTGCACCACCGCAACCGTCGTCGCCGTCACCGGATCCACCCCCTTCCCCCACCGTGACGCCTCCCATCCGCGCGGTGCCACCCCCCCTTCCCCCACCGCCGGCTCCACCCCTTCTTCCCCACCAccggcgccaccccctccccccaacGCAGCACCCTCCTCCCCGCGGTGAGCCTCCCGCCACCACCCCTACCCACCTCGCGCGCAGCCCCGGtgccccaccgccccggagcccctgTCGGCCCacaccctgacaccccgacacgatgctcCGACACCCCTACACCCCGACACAACATCCCAACAACCGGACACAAAACTCCACGGAGCTGTTAATACgtcacccccgacgccactgacccccaactcccgacccccgacacctcttcaacctcttgttgaccaaaaaggtgatcttcggccttccagaggctgtCGATCGCGAACCTCACCAGGAGAATGCTTGGAGAGGGGAGGAGAAGCAGAGAAGAGAGGTCTCCAGAACTAGAAGAGTTGGCGTGCTTACCCTTCGACCCTGCGTCGCCATACCTGACGGCGCCGGGGACGAGTgagttagggggttcctcgacgtcgatggaaccctaaatgacatttatataggtcatatatttgtgttaggtcatatattttttgattttattaacgaacacaaaatatttgtgttgatcgggtggatttacatgtgcagttgtctcgtcgctgcgaGGTTTGCtgttcgaagacctccccgtgcgttcgaAGAGCTCCACCCGTgcgttcgtgggtgagtacaaatgacatctcctcctcgccccttaatTTGATATGGGTGGATCTtcagatgaaacttgctagatataggtacattaaattattAGTATGCGTGGCCACTATGCGtggccagtatgcgtctcctattaaaaagggttacagttataaatatgcatgcatttgcatatatttataaccgtggttCTTCCGAAttatccaacgttatccatggacagcccgagtatgtgtagattgggtttgttttctcaTATGATTTGTTCTGGATCCAATGCATAATTTCgtgagtgcctccctgttgttctccggatacacatcctttttgtttattgccgagacgtgtatcaggagaacaacggggaggtgctgccaaaattgtaCGTTGGATTcgaagcagagcatgggaaaacaaacccaatctacacatactcgggttggattaggacctatctttacctattagcgtgtaggttgcatggacgtaataaaattggcaaacttgattaactaatgaatatatatgttgaattatatatatatttcttgtgtgtttagtagctaggcaagatgagt
Coding sequences within:
- the LOC123439784 gene encoding early nodulin-like protein 1, which codes for MAALMIGSSSKPVHLLPALAFVLAFVAIPVLATPAQGLVFHVGGPRGWRVPDANTSYGWWAMNNRFHVGDQLYFKYENDSVLLVTREEFDACNATEPLSRFADGSTTVRLDRPGFFCFISGEPGHCEEGQRLIVRVMVHPAEPAPSPGPTAYAPGQGGDGSASGSSPGGSSGVAAVAAGGVALAAAMAALCVGLVLLLE